One genomic segment of Panicum virgatum strain AP13 chromosome 2N, P.virgatum_v5, whole genome shotgun sequence includes these proteins:
- the LOC120658779 gene encoding norbelladine synthase-like, with amino-acid sequence MEGSLCHEFPTDLPAIDVWEVYGSLTLARLVPQLLPHVLSKVELVEGDGGVGTILLVTFPPSGNSGLASYKEKFTMVDNEKYIKEAEAIEGGFLDLGFEKYLVRLEIVGQEDGPTIIRSTIEYKVDAEHASNASLVSTGALATIADAITKYIKEQKNPKQAGEQTSEEQAPRQKENKASEVIGRQV; translated from the exons ATGGAAGGGAGCCTCTGCCATGAGTTCCCGACTGACCTCCCAGCCATCGACGTGTGGGAGGTCTACGGAAGTCTCACTCTAGCCCGATTGGTTCCCCAATTGCTTCCTCATGTGCTGTCGAAGGTTGAGCTTGTAGAGGGAGATGGTGGCGTCGGGACAATACTGCTCGTCACTTTCCCGCCATCAG GAAATTCCGGACTAGCAAGTTACAAGGAGAAGTTCACCATGGTCGACAATGAAAAGTACATCAAGGAGGCAGAAGCGATTGAAGGAGGCTTTCTAGATCTTGGCTTTGAGAAATATTTAGTGCGATTAGAGATTGTAGGACAAGAAGATGGCCCGACCATTATAAGATCAACCATCGAGTATAAAGTGGATGCCGAGCATGCAAGCAATGCCTCACTTGTCAGTACTGGAGCTTTGGCAACCATTGCTGATGCCATCACCAAGTACATCAAAGAGCAGAAGAATCCCAAGCAAGCCGGCGAACAAACTTCGGAAGAACAAGCACCCAGACAAAAGGAGAACAAGGCGTCTGAAGTGATTGGAAGACAAGTTTGA